A genomic region of Methanothermobacter sp. CaT2 contains the following coding sequences:
- the dcd gene encoding dCTP deaminase, translating into MAILSDRDIKRYLEEGLITIDPLDDPERQIQPSSVDLRIGDEFRGFRVIRKPCIDPKDPADIESYMETFHVEEGPFIIHPGEFALATTYEYIGLPDNLVARVEGRSSIGRLGITMHVTAGYVDPGFHGRITLEISNIGKMPVALYPGQRVCQIVFETMTSPAEKPYGHPSRDSKYIGQTRPQTSRIKDDYEIRTSRI; encoded by the coding sequence ATGGCAATACTCAGCGACCGTGACATAAAGAGGTACCTTGAGGAGGGACTGATAACCATAGACCCCCTTGATGACCCTGAAAGGCAGATACAGCCATCCTCAGTTGACCTCAGAATAGGCGATGAATTCCGGGGATTCAGGGTTATAAGAAAACCCTGCATAGACCCCAAGGACCCCGCAGATATAGAGTCCTACATGGAGACCTTTCATGTCGAGGAGGGTCCATTCATAATACATCCAGGTGAATTTGCCCTTGCAACAACCTATGAATACATAGGGCTGCCAGACAACCTTGTTGCAAGGGTTGAGGGCCGGTCATCCATCGGGAGGCTCGGCATAACCATGCATGTAACTGCAGGATACGTGGACCCTGGCTTCCATGGAAGGATAACCCTTGAGATATCCAATATAGGTAAGATGCCGGTGGCCCTCTACCCTGGCCAGAGGGTCTGCCAGATAGTCTTCGAGACAATGACAAGTCCTGCAGAGAAACCATATGGTCACCCATCACGTGACAGCAAATACATCGGCCAGACAAGGCCCCAGACAAGCAGGATAAAGGATGATTATGAAATAAGAACCTCAAGGATCTGA
- a CDS encoding TatD family hydrolase, whose protein sequence is MSNLQLQWFKGGFELIDSHIHADTRPFEDFELMAVSGIEGAITCAHDPLEMTSSDVVMAHFRRLVTVDPERAARNGLKLYIALGIHPRAIPRDPERVIEKLPDLLKNPSVVAVGEVGLDSGSEIEKDVFKSQLKVAEELGYPVIVHTPRRGKADITPQIMDVIDGTIDESMVVVEHVNMEVLPELVETECMLGLTVQPEKLTPEEAVEILREYGTERFVLNSDMSSAPSDPLSVPRTVQRMKMEGFSRSDIRRVSDGNIGDLLKISPI, encoded by the coding sequence TTGAGCAATTTACAGTTGCAGTGGTTTAAAGGAGGTTTTGAACTGATAGATAGCCATATACATGCGGATACGAGACCCTTTGAAGATTTTGAACTTATGGCTGTGAGTGGTATAGAGGGGGCCATTACCTGTGCCCATGACCCTCTGGAGATGACATCATCGGATGTTGTCATGGCGCATTTCAGGAGACTGGTAACAGTGGACCCTGAGAGGGCCGCCCGCAATGGGTTAAAACTCTATATCGCCCTTGGAATACACCCCCGGGCAATACCCCGTGACCCTGAAAGGGTGATTGAAAAACTCCCAGATCTCCTCAAAAATCCGTCTGTGGTTGCTGTTGGTGAGGTGGGTCTTGACTCTGGTTCGGAAATTGAAAAGGATGTCTTTAAATCTCAGCTAAAAGTGGCTGAGGAACTTGGTTACCCTGTGATTGTCCACACCCCGCGGAGAGGAAAGGCCGATATTACCCCCCAGATAATGGATGTGATCGATGGTACAATCGATGAGTCCATGGTGGTGGTGGAACATGTTAACATGGAGGTTCTCCCGGAGCTTGTAGAAACCGAGTGCATGCTGGGACTGACTGTGCAACCTGAAAAGCTTACGCCAGAGGAAGCCGTTGAAATTCTGCGTGAATATGGAACAGAAAGGTTTGTACTTAACAGTGACATGAGCTCAGCGCCATCTGATCCCCTTTCAGTTCCAAGAACAGTTCAGAGAATGAAGATGGAGGGTTTCAGCCGCAGTGACATAAGGCGGGTTTCTGATGGAAACATAGGGGATCTCCTTAAAATCAGCCCAATCTAA
- a CDS encoding carbohydrate kinase family protein, with protein sequence MSVVSVGTCNMDFIFRVPRFVEPDSEMNIEDLNVVPGGSAFNFAVWISHLGFKAGVVSSVGRDVYGDMITSLLESKGVDTSRISRQAETTGMAFISVDGTGRRSIYSYMGANATLEIGEAESEYIMAADAVHLSGCYIEVASAVSGIRNVSFSPGTLLASYGIERLSGVLERTSIIFLNDDELEMLTGSGRSGIERLLEAGVGNVVVTHGPRGASFFSEDHSEALEIEAEDALDTTGAGDAFAAGFMSMWLRGSEPGECLRNGHRVARRVISRIGAF encoded by the coding sequence ATGAGTGTTGTCAGTGTTGGAACCTGCAACATGGATTTTATTTTTCGGGTGCCCAGATTCGTTGAACCGGACTCTGAGATGAACATAGAAGATTTAAATGTCGTTCCAGGGGGTTCTGCGTTCAACTTTGCCGTCTGGATCTCCCACCTTGGATTTAAGGCTGGTGTTGTGTCGTCGGTGGGCAGGGATGTTTACGGGGATATGATCACATCCCTTCTGGAATCGAAGGGCGTCGATACATCCCGCATATCAAGGCAGGCTGAAACAACTGGTATGGCCTTCATATCAGTGGATGGGACTGGCAGGAGGTCCATTTATTCCTACATGGGTGCAAACGCCACTCTTGAAATTGGTGAGGCAGAATCAGAATATATAATGGCTGCAGATGCAGTTCATCTCAGCGGCTGCTACATTGAGGTTGCCAGCGCGGTTTCAGGTATCAGGAACGTCTCCTTCAGCCCCGGCACACTCCTGGCATCATATGGCATTGAAAGGCTTTCAGGTGTTCTTGAGAGAACCAGCATAATATTCCTTAATGATGATGAACTTGAGATGCTAACCGGCTCCGGGAGGTCAGGGATTGAAAGACTTCTGGAGGCCGGGGTCGGGAACGTTGTTGTGACCCATGGACCCAGAGGGGCATCCTTCTTTTCAGAGGACCACTCAGAGGCCCTGGAAATTGAGGCTGAGGATGCGCTGGATACCACCGGGGCAGGGGACGCCTTTGCAGCGGGTTTCATGTCAATGTGGCTTAGAGGTTCAGAGCCAGGTGAGTGCCTGAGAAACGGTCACAGGGTGGCACGCAGGGTGATTTCAAGGATTGGCGCATTTTAG
- the glyS gene encoding glycine--tRNA ligase, with protein MNHEKTMTVARKRGFLWSSFEIYSGVAGFVDYGPLGATLKNKIMNRWREFYVVREGFYEIESPTIMPEEALKASGHVDHFNDPMTQCKECMDVYRADHIIEDATGRDVEGLENQELTEIISDEAIRCPRCGGHLTHVWSYNLMFQTLIGAKGKKTGYLRPETAQGIFIPFKRLLRFFRNRLPFGVVQLGKSYRNEISPRQGVIRLREFTQAEAEIFVNPEDKSHPDFDTVKGDKLRLYSADDQLDGSEPSEMTAAEAVEKGIVSSEILTYHLCLAKRFLTDIGIPEDALRFRQHLPSEMAHYAIDCWDVEAFTDSYGWIEIIGIADRTDYDLKSHSQYSGEDLRVFIEYEKPKKIKRRAVKPDMGRLGPRFRKDAARIAQALSEIEADEVEKALRNEGKFILDGEFEILPDDVTFEDVEEVVTGEKVYPHVIEPSFGIDRIIYTLLLHSLVDEDDRTYFRLPPHVAPVEVSVFPLVNKKEMVEVALEIKRKLRKSGFIAEFDSSGTIGRRYARSDEIGVPFAVTVDHETLEDGTVTLRSRDDCSQIRLKIEELDSKLEEFIKS; from the coding sequence TTGAATCATGAAAAGACAATGACCGTTGCAAGGAAGAGAGGTTTCCTGTGGTCTTCATTTGAAATCTACTCAGGTGTGGCAGGTTTCGTGGATTACGGACCACTTGGAGCAACACTCAAGAACAAGATAATGAACAGGTGGCGTGAATTCTATGTGGTCAGGGAGGGCTTCTATGAAATAGAGTCCCCCACCATAATGCCAGAGGAGGCCCTCAAGGCATCAGGACACGTTGACCACTTCAATGACCCAATGACCCAGTGCAAGGAGTGCATGGATGTCTACAGGGCCGACCACATAATCGAGGATGCAACAGGAAGGGATGTTGAGGGCCTCGAAAACCAGGAGCTTACAGAGATCATATCAGATGAGGCTATAAGGTGCCCGAGGTGTGGTGGACACCTCACCCATGTATGGAGCTACAACCTCATGTTCCAGACCCTGATAGGGGCTAAAGGAAAAAAAACAGGGTACCTCAGACCTGAAACTGCCCAGGGGATATTCATACCCTTCAAGAGGCTTCTGAGGTTCTTCAGAAACCGCCTGCCATTCGGCGTTGTTCAGCTGGGCAAATCATACCGCAATGAGATATCACCCAGACAGGGTGTTATAAGGCTCCGTGAGTTCACACAGGCAGAGGCAGAGATATTCGTCAACCCTGAAGACAAGTCACACCCTGATTTTGATACTGTTAAAGGGGATAAACTCAGATTATATTCTGCAGATGACCAGCTTGATGGTTCAGAGCCCTCTGAGATGACCGCTGCTGAAGCGGTTGAAAAGGGCATTGTATCAAGTGAAATACTGACATACCACCTCTGCCTTGCAAAGAGGTTCCTCACAGATATAGGAATACCCGAGGATGCCCTGAGGTTCAGGCAGCACCTTCCCTCTGAAATGGCCCACTATGCAATTGACTGCTGGGACGTTGAGGCATTCACAGATTCCTATGGCTGGATAGAGATTATAGGGATAGCCGACAGGACAGACTATGATCTAAAATCCCACAGCCAGTACAGCGGCGAGGACCTAAGGGTTTTCATAGAATACGAAAAACCAAAGAAAATTAAAAGGCGCGCTGTTAAACCTGACATGGGCAGACTCGGTCCAAGGTTCCGCAAGGACGCTGCAAGGATAGCCCAGGCACTCAGTGAAATTGAAGCTGATGAAGTGGAAAAAGCACTCAGGAATGAGGGCAAATTCATCCTTGACGGTGAATTCGAAATACTGCCAGATGATGTCACCTTTGAGGATGTGGAGGAAGTTGTGACAGGAGAAAAGGTCTATCCACATGTCATAGAGCCATCGTTCGGTATAGACAGAATAATCTACACCCTTCTCCTCCATTCCCTTGTGGATGAAGATGACAGGACCTACTTCCGACTCCCACCCCATGTTGCGCCGGTGGAGGTCAGCGTGTTCCCCCTTGTAAACAAGAAAGAAATGGTTGAGGTTGCCCTTGAAATAAAAAGAAAGCTCAGAAAATCAGGGTTCATAGCTGAATTTGACTCCTCAGGGACCATAGGGAGAAGGTATGCCCGTTCAGATGAAATAGGGGTTCCATTTGCGGTTACAGTGGACCATGAAACCCTTGAGGATGGAACAGTGACCCTCAGGAGCAGGGATGACTGCAGTCAGATAAGGTTGAAGATTGAGGAACTGGATTCAAAGTTAGAGGAATTTATAAAATCCTGA
- the tfrB gene encoding fumarate reductase (CoM/CoB) subunit TfrB, translating to MINVKVLRFEPGVDEKPHLESYDIPSKEKMKVLDALQLINKMYNANIAFRSSCRAGQCGSCAVKMNGEVVLACRAEVEDGAVIEPVDLPVIKDLMVDRSEIEDKVRAMGLYLQSEARGIQRIKPEDYQDTKKLRGCIECFSCISSCPVIKESTEYAGPYFMRYISKFAFDPRDEAERAAGGVEEGLYCCTTCGKCAEVCPKELNVPGDAIEKLRAMACREGAGPLDAHRKIKKLISETGRSVDRIGKGFIESVGQNPGSRIGFFTGCLVDYRMPEVGMALLRVLREHGFEVDVPDGQVCCGSPMIRTGQLDIVEDLVERNRRALEGYDTIITVCAGCGATLKKDYPRYGVKLNVLDISEFLADRIDDIKMKPVNMRVTYHDPCHLLRGQGVKLEPRKILNSIPGLEFVEMEKQGQCCGSGGGVKSGKPEIAESLGRKKAEMIRKLNVDAVITICPFCQLHIKDSLEKEGLGDVKVMNILELLDMAYSDD from the coding sequence ATGATAAATGTTAAGGTTTTAAGGTTTGAACCCGGTGTAGATGAGAAACCACATCTTGAAAGTTATGATATACCTTCAAAGGAAAAAATGAAGGTTCTTGATGCCCTTCAGCTTATAAATAAAATGTATAATGCCAATATTGCCTTCAGAAGCTCATGCAGGGCAGGGCAGTGCGGTTCATGTGCTGTTAAGATGAACGGGGAGGTTGTCCTGGCATGCAGGGCCGAGGTGGAGGATGGTGCCGTTATTGAGCCGGTGGACCTCCCGGTTATAAAGGACCTTATGGTTGACAGGAGCGAAATAGAGGATAAGGTGAGGGCCATGGGCCTCTACCTCCAGTCAGAAGCCAGGGGCATCCAGAGGATCAAACCAGAGGACTACCAGGACACCAAGAAACTGAGGGGATGCATAGAGTGTTTCTCCTGTATAAGTTCATGCCCTGTTATAAAGGAGAGCACAGAGTATGCGGGACCCTACTTCATGAGGTACATATCAAAATTTGCCTTCGATCCCCGTGATGAGGCCGAAAGAGCCGCTGGGGGTGTGGAGGAAGGACTTTACTGCTGTACCACCTGCGGTAAATGTGCCGAGGTATGCCCCAAGGAACTCAATGTACCAGGGGATGCAATTGAAAAACTGAGGGCCATGGCATGCAGAGAGGGCGCAGGACCCCTCGATGCCCACAGAAAGATCAAAAAACTCATTTCAGAGACAGGTAGATCCGTTGACCGTATAGGAAAGGGTTTCATTGAATCAGTGGGGCAGAACCCAGGCTCAAGGATAGGGTTCTTCACAGGCTGCCTGGTCGACTACAGGATGCCTGAGGTTGGAATGGCACTTCTGAGGGTGCTGAGAGAACACGGCTTCGAGGTTGACGTCCCTGATGGTCAGGTGTGCTGTGGATCACCCATGATAAGGACAGGACAGCTCGATATTGTTGAGGATCTTGTTGAGAGAAACAGGAGGGCCCTCGAGGGGTATGATACCATAATAACAGTCTGTGCTGGCTGCGGAGCCACCCTCAAGAAGGACTATCCCCGTTATGGCGTTAAACTGAACGTACTTGACATCAGCGAATTCCTGGCGGATCGGATTGACGACATTAAAATGAAGCCGGTCAACATGAGGGTGACCTACCATGACCCCTGCCACCTTTTGAGGGGCCAGGGCGTTAAACTGGAACCAAGGAAGATACTTAACAGCATCCCCGGCCTTGAATTTGTTGAAATGGAAAAACAGGGGCAGTGCTGTGGATCAGGTGGGGGTGTGAAATCCGGTAAACCTGAGATAGCCGAAAGCCTGGGAAGGAAGAAGGCTGAGATGATACGCAAACTCAATGTTGACGCCGTGATAACAATATGCCCCTTCTGCCAGCTCCATATCAAGGATTCCCTTGAGAAAGAGGGTCTTGGGGACGTGAAGGTTATGAACATCCTTGAACTCCTTGACATGGCCTATTCTGACGATTGA
- a CDS encoding DUF1512 family protein — protein MVGIIIFIVLIIFLPVIIRMRMFSAVEGAIRELDDMEKKARKIIMDLSGITDEGLLDDYLEFFIVPPSDIDPSGLADKFRRLLEMGDLRIREMVEEISPDADGKKKANIIMCIKVTAGIRGILKFLRHNLELSRKTGNLQILVALQMNLELIMRTARAYLDGCSAISSSLPLGDGAGPLTAGMLIDEEDSKKHLHEMVYVRKRFMDKDIGILKPYGPGSRLGMVVKALEEILGEDEFHEVIMVDAAAKLEGEKTGTVAEGVGVAIGGPGVEKWFMENMILEHRTHAIIIKMSPEEAMSHMTREILDACSVARSRIEDIISRSDADSILIIGVGNSSGIPDAVEKPGEIKVKEQE, from the coding sequence ATGGTGGGTATCATTATCTTCATCGTACTCATCATTTTCCTGCCTGTTATAATCAGGATGAGGATGTTCTCTGCGGTTGAGGGGGCAATCAGGGAACTGGATGATATGGAGAAGAAGGCCAGAAAGATAATAATGGACCTCAGCGGCATCACAGATGAGGGTCTCCTTGATGACTACCTGGAGTTCTTCATAGTACCCCCCTCTGATATTGATCCATCAGGACTTGCAGATAAATTCAGGAGGCTCCTGGAGATGGGAGACCTCCGTATCAGGGAGATGGTTGAAGAGATTTCCCCGGATGCAGACGGCAAAAAAAAGGCTAACATAATAATGTGTATAAAGGTGACCGCAGGTATCCGGGGCATCCTCAAATTTCTGAGGCATAACCTTGAACTGTCAAGGAAGACAGGAAACCTTCAGATCCTGGTTGCCCTTCAGATGAACCTTGAGCTGATCATGAGGACCGCCAGGGCATACCTGGATGGCTGCAGTGCAATCTCATCATCCCTACCCCTGGGTGACGGTGCCGGTCCCCTCACAGCAGGGATGCTCATAGATGAAGAGGACAGTAAAAAACACCTGCATGAAATGGTCTATGTAAGGAAAAGATTCATGGATAAGGATATTGGTATTCTGAAGCCTTATGGGCCTGGTTCAAGGCTTGGAATGGTGGTGAAGGCCCTTGAAGAGATCCTCGGTGAGGATGAGTTCCATGAGGTGATAATGGTGGATGCTGCCGCCAAACTGGAGGGTGAAAAAACAGGTACAGTGGCTGAGGGGGTTGGGGTGGCCATAGGTGGCCCTGGGGTTGAAAAGTGGTTCATGGAGAACATGATACTTGAACACAGAACCCACGCCATCATAATAAAGATGTCCCCCGAGGAGGCAATGTCCCATATGACGAGGGAAATACTTGACGCCTGCAGCGTCGCCCGCTCAAGGATAGAGGATATAATATCCAGGTCAGATGCAGATTCAATTCTCATAATAGGCGTGGGTAACAGCAGCGGCATCCCTGACGCCGTTGAAAAGCCAGGGGAAATCAAAGTGAAGGAACAAGAATGA
- a CDS encoding winged helix-turn-helix domain-containing protein has protein sequence MDGEKRVSEIRDIIRTSNSATTHALMELEERRLVERSSDTCRLTSKGKLMGITLSKFMNSMDAVRLHREFWNKHSIGSIPARFLMDINVFRDAYIVEATPDDLQRPYTTYLEMLDNATHLRAMLSCCLPRHTESIAGFVETGGRVELILTPDTYHVFLGESGLMNLHELMDSDLLKIGVLPENQEISYLISDTFFSMSLFKRDGFDSSKTEILLGHGDEILQWGNSLFDYHWSLSSVLDSESLGSVRETPLPLEE, from the coding sequence ATGGACGGAGAAAAAAGGGTTTCTGAGATCAGGGACATCATAAGGACCTCAAATTCAGCCACCACACATGCACTCATGGAGCTGGAGGAAAGGAGGCTGGTGGAGAGGTCCTCAGATACATGCAGACTAACTTCAAAGGGAAAGCTTATGGGAATCACCCTATCAAAATTTATGAACTCAATGGATGCTGTGAGGCTTCACAGGGAATTCTGGAACAAACATTCAATTGGATCAATTCCAGCGCGGTTCCTCATGGACATAAACGTCTTCAGGGACGCCTACATTGTTGAGGCAACACCAGATGACCTCCAGAGACCATATACCACCTACCTTGAGATGCTGGATAACGCCACACACCTCAGGGCAATGCTTTCATGCTGCCTTCCCAGGCACACAGAATCAATAGCAGGGTTCGTTGAAACTGGTGGAAGAGTGGAGCTCATACTGACACCTGATACATATCATGTTTTTCTTGGGGAGTCTGGTTTAATGAACCTCCATGAACTCATGGATTCAGATTTACTGAAAATTGGGGTTCTCCCTGAGAACCAGGAGATCTCATACCTGATATCTGACACATTTTTCTCAATGAGCCTCTTTAAAAGGGATGGCTTTGATTCATCAAAAACGGAAATCCTGTTGGGTCATGGGGATGAGATTCTCCAGTGGGGGAACAGTCTGTTTGATTACCACTGGAGCCTCTCATCGGTACTGGACAGTGAATCTCTGGGCAGCGTCAGGGAGACCCCGCTTCCTCTGGAGGAGTAG
- a CDS encoding TrmJ/YjtD family RNA methyltransferase, protein MEVYELLSRNIGVVFVEPETPGNVGFLARAMKNFGLQNLILINPCSLEDEAYYQAMHARDLVEDAIIYQTLDEMMEKLEPDFLVGTTGVPGGSYNVDRIPLRPSRLASSINPSSRTFILFGREGDGLSNRELGLCDMVVSIPTDSEYPIMNITHAAAIIFYEIFKKRDFDCEGLEEASGVEKKLLVDEMDEILSLIDIPPHKERVASRVFRNVTGRAFITAREAHTLKGVLRRIKNRIKE, encoded by the coding sequence ATGGAAGTTTACGAGCTCCTCTCCAGAAACATTGGAGTCGTCTTTGTGGAACCTGAAACCCCTGGAAATGTGGGTTTCCTTGCGAGGGCCATGAAAAACTTCGGCCTTCAAAATCTAATCCTAATAAACCCCTGCAGCCTTGAGGATGAGGCCTATTACCAGGCAATGCATGCCAGGGACCTTGTTGAGGATGCCATCATCTACCAGACCCTTGATGAGATGATGGAAAAACTTGAACCTGACTTTCTTGTTGGGACAACAGGTGTGCCTGGAGGGAGCTACAACGTTGACAGAATACCCCTGAGACCATCCCGGCTCGCCTCATCCATCAACCCCTCCTCAAGGACCTTCATCCTCTTTGGGCGTGAGGGGGACGGGCTCTCAAACAGGGAACTCGGCCTATGCGACATGGTGGTGAGTATCCCCACAGATAGTGAATACCCCATAATGAATATAACCCACGCCGCCGCAATAATATTTTATGAGATATTCAAAAAAAGAGATTTTGATTGCGAAGGACTTGAGGAGGCCTCAGGAGTTGAAAAAAAACTTCTCGTGGATGAGATGGACGAGATACTCTCATTGATTGACATTCCACCACACAAGGAGAGGGTTGCCTCGAGAGTGTTCAGGAATGTGACCGGGAGGGCCTTCATAACAGCAAGGGAGGCCCATACACTTAAGGGTGTCCTCCGGAGAATAAAAAACAGGATTAAAGAATAA
- a CDS encoding winged helix-turn-helix domain-containing protein encodes MYEERLTDVYEYLYEDLQFILKSSIRFRIMVSLLRSPKTFDEIKGEVKVSLPALYSNIRLLLEEESITRRGDSYSLTSEATLKTLSALKLMNSVRVINGFDEIWLNHDISGIPEYLIEDIDWLINSELIRSAPEDIYRPHNTYRKLIEDSEEVYGVSPISHRDLVDIYEGLLERGVHVELVLTDGVIREMVLNASFGLLRTAIKNRNLKVLRFQGSLKIAFTVTDKFLSLGLFDSRGFYDQNRDIMSTDSRAIEWGFRLYEHYRERSEKLGIRNLTGIMLSM; translated from the coding sequence ATGTACGAAGAGAGGCTCACTGACGTATACGAATATCTCTATGAGGATCTTCAGTTCATCCTCAAATCCAGCATAAGGTTCAGGATAATGGTTTCGCTTCTCAGGTCACCAAAAACCTTTGATGAGATTAAAGGGGAGGTTAAGGTGAGCCTTCCAGCACTTTACAGTAACATAAGATTACTTCTTGAGGAGGAGTCCATCACCAGGAGGGGGGACTCTTACAGCCTCACCTCAGAGGCAACCCTCAAAACCCTCTCAGCACTGAAATTAATGAACTCTGTGAGGGTTATAAATGGATTTGATGAAATCTGGCTGAATCATGATATCAGCGGGATTCCTGAATACCTAATTGAGGATATTGACTGGCTCATAAATTCTGAACTCATCAGGTCAGCGCCTGAGGATATATACAGGCCCCACAACACCTACAGAAAACTTATAGAGGATTCTGAGGAAGTTTATGGCGTATCCCCCATCTCTCACAGGGACCTGGTTGATATCTATGAGGGGCTCCTGGAAAGGGGGGTTCATGTTGAACTTGTCCTTACAGATGGCGTGATACGGGAGATGGTTTTAAATGCAAGTTTCGGGCTCCTCAGGACTGCAATTAAGAACAGAAACCTTAAGGTTCTCCGATTTCAGGGCTCATTGAAGATTGCGTTCACGGTGACCGATAAGTTCCTCTCACTGGGTCTTTTTGATAGCAGAGGATTTTATGACCAGAACAGGGATATCATGAGTACTGACAGTAGAGCCATTGAGTGGGGCTTCCGGCTCTATGAACATTACAGGGAGAGATCTGAAAAGCTTGGCATCAGAAACCTGACTGGAATAATGTTATCAATGTAG